Proteins from a genomic interval of Ptychodera flava strain L36383 chromosome 7, AS_Pfla_20210202, whole genome shotgun sequence:
- the LOC139137489 gene encoding C-type mannose receptor 2-like: MDKGWALMVTLTITWIVTTKGDCPSTWKQFGDNCYYFATNRLTWLDADAYCKEQGGQLAKDTRDVHSFLSAEVAKLDITGCSPIWTCNPYIGLVYRPGQGYKWADGSAVDESFMPWKPGEPNNGDVEKSGEIELRSSDWTNFQWNDRQFTFSVPESRFICQKPSQPEPGPPTGDCPSDWKLFQNKCYYFGTNRITWQDADAYCKEQGGQLAKDTRDVHSFLSSEVAKLDISGCSPIWTCNPYIGLVYRPGQGYKWSDGSAVDESFMPWKPGEPNNGDVEKSGEIELRSSDWTNFQWNDRQFTFSVPESRYICEKDAQPEPPPPPTGECASGWKEFQNKCYLFGTNRITWQDADTYCKEQGGQLAKDTRDVHSFLSAEVAKLDITGCSPIWKCNPYIGLVYRPGQGYKWADGSAVDESFMPWKPGEPNNGDVEKSGEIELRSSDWTNFQWNDRQFTFSVPESRYICEKDLSIPPPPTEAPPPPPTEAPPPPPTEAPPPPPTEAPPPPPTEAPPPPPGKNPRIFLHFHLASIRFLSVMLHRADQHIRAQTSRKKMEGLKRQWMETRTVT; the protein is encoded by the exons ATGGATAAAGGTTGGGCCTTAATGGTCACTTTGACCATCACATGGATAGTAACTACCAAAG GTGATTGTCCATCGACATGGAAGCAGTTTGGCGATAATTGTTATTATTTCGCAACAAATCGATTGACCTGGCTGGATGCTGACGCCTATTGCAAAGAGCAAGGCGGCCAACTTGCAAAAGATACCAGGGACGTCCACAGTTTTCTGTCTGCTGAGGTAGCAAAGCTTGACATAACTGGTTGCTCTCCAATATGGACATGCAATCCGTACATTGGTTTAGTATACAGA CCTGGTCAAGGTTACAAATGGGCGGATGGATCAGCCGTGGACGAAAGTTTCATGCCATGGAAGCCTGGTGAACCTAACAATGGAGATGTGGAAAAGTCTGGAGAAATAGAATTGAGAAGCAGCGACTGGACGAATTTTCAGTGGAACGACCGGCAGTTTACTTTCAGTGTTCCAGAGTCCCGGTTCATCTGTCAAAAACCAT CACAACCGGAACCGGGGCCACCAACAG GTGACTGTCCCTCTGACTGGAAACTGTTTCAGAATAAATGTTACTATTTTGGCACAAACCGCATAACCTGGCAAGATGCTGACGCTTATTGTAAAGAACAAGGCGGCCAACTTGCAAAAGATACCAGGGATGTCCACAGTTTTCTGTCTTCTGAGGTAGCAAAGCTTGATATAAGTGGTTGTTCGCCAATATGGACATGCAATCCGTACATAGGTTTAGTATACAGA CCTGGTCAAGGTTACAAATGGTCTGATGGATCAGCCGTGGATGAAAGCTTCATGCCATGGAAGCCTGGTGAACCTAACAATGGAGATGTGGAAAAGTCTGGAGAAATAGAATTGAGAAGCAGCGACTGGACGAATTTCCAGTGGAACGACCGGCAGTTTACTTTCAGTGTTCCAGAATCTCGGTACATCTGTGAAAAGGACG CACAACCAGAACCGCCTCCACCACCAACTG GTGAATGCGCCTCAGGCTGGAAGGAGTTTCAGAACAAATGCTACCTTTTTGGCACAAACCGAATAACCTGGCAGGATGCTGATACCTATTGCAAAGAACAGGGAGGTCAACTTGCAAAAGATACCAGGGATGTCCACAGTTTCCTGTCTGCTGAAGTAGCGAAGCTTGACATAACTGGTTGTTCGCCCATATGGAAATGCAATCCGTACATTGGTTTAGTATACAGA CCTGGTCAAGGTTACAAATGGGCGGATGGATCAGCCGTGGATGAAAGTTTCATGCCATGGAAGCCTGGTGAACCTAACAATGGAGATGTGGAAAAGTCTGGAGAAATAGAATTGCGAAGCAGTGACTGGACGAATTTTCAGTGGAACGACCGTCAGTTTACTTTCAGTGTTCCAGAGTCGCGATACATCTGTGAAAAAGATC TCTCCATACCACCACCTCCCACTGAAGCACCACCTCCTCCTCCCACTGAAGCACCACCACCTCCTCCAACTGAAGCACCACCTCCTCCCCCCACTGAAGCACCACCCCCTCCACCAACTGAAGCACCACCACCCCCTCCAGGTAAGAAC CCACGAATATTCCTACACTTCCAc CTTGCGAGTATCCGGTTCCTCTCCGTGATGTTGCACAGGGCAGACCAACACATCAGAGCTCAGACAAGCCGAAAAAAGATGGAGGGTCTGAAAAGGCAGTGGATGGAaacaaggacagtgacctaa